The following coding sequences lie in one Apium graveolens cultivar Ventura chromosome 3, ASM990537v1, whole genome shotgun sequence genomic window:
- the LOC141710985 gene encoding uncharacterized protein LOC141710985 — protein sequence MVSAIAWGYMRIMGGTILGGVLGFYVMHRLEISYKAKWDERLKKYEEDLKNKSSETDTDFA from the exons ATGGTGTCTGCAATCGCATGGGGATATATGCGAATAATGGGCGGTACTATTCTCGGcggtgttcttggtttctatgTTATGCATCGCCTTGAGATTAGCTACAAG GCCAAGTGGGATGAGAGATTGAAGAAATATGAAGAGGACTTGAAGAACAAGAGTAGTGAGACTGACACTGATTTTGCCTAG